The Nostoc sp. 'Lobaria pulmonaria (5183) cyanobiont' genome window below encodes:
- the ahcY gene encoding adenosylhomocysteinase yields MTATSPRLKHEVKDLGLAALGRQRIEWAGREMPVLRQIRDRFAIEKPFAGLRLVACAHITTETAHLAIALKAGGADALLIASNPLSTQDDVAASLVADHEIPVFAQKGEDNETYNRHVQIALDHRPNIIVDDGSDVVAALIQHRQHQIADLIGSTEETTTGIVRLRAMFREGVLTFPAVNVNDADTKHFFDNRYGTGQSTLDGIIRATNILLAGKNIVVVGYGWCGKGTALRARGMGANVIVTEIDPIKAIEAVMDGFRVLPMAKAAPQGDIFITVTGNKHVVRGEHFDVMKDGAIVCNSGHFDLELDLKYLAAQAKEIKEVRPFTEEYKLKNGKSVVVLGQGRLINLAAAEGHPSAVMDMSFANQALACEFLVKNKGKLEPGLHSIPVEVDQEIARLKLQAMGITIDSLTPDQIEYINSWTSGT; encoded by the coding sequence ATGACCGCAACTTCTCCCCGATTAAAGCACGAGGTTAAAGACCTCGGCCTAGCTGCCTTGGGAAGACAGCGCATTGAATGGGCTGGACGCGAAATGCCAGTTTTGCGGCAAATTCGCGATCGCTTTGCTATCGAAAAGCCCTTCGCTGGTTTACGCCTTGTAGCTTGTGCCCACATTACAACAGAAACAGCACATTTGGCGATCGCTCTGAAAGCCGGTGGTGCAGATGCGCTTTTAATTGCTAGCAATCCTTTATCAACGCAAGATGACGTAGCCGCTAGCCTCGTCGCCGATCATGAAATTCCCGTCTTTGCTCAAAAAGGCGAAGATAACGAAACTTATAACCGCCACGTTCAAATAGCTTTAGATCATCGCCCCAACATCATTGTTGATGACGGTAGCGATGTGGTTGCGGCTTTAATCCAACACCGCCAACACCAAATCGCTGATTTGATTGGTAGCACCGAAGAAACCACCACTGGTATTGTACGGTTACGCGCCATGTTTAGAGAAGGCGTTCTCACCTTCCCCGCAGTCAACGTTAACGACGCCGACACCAAGCACTTCTTTGATAATCGCTATGGTACTGGGCAATCAACCCTAGATGGCATTATCCGCGCCACCAATATTTTGTTGGCTGGTAAAAACATTGTTGTCGTCGGTTATGGCTGGTGTGGCAAAGGTACAGCCCTCCGCGCCCGTGGGATGGGTGCTAACGTCATCGTCACCGAAATCGACCCCATCAAGGCGATTGAAGCGGTAATGGATGGCTTCCGCGTTCTACCAATGGCGAAGGCTGCACCCCAAGGTGATATTTTTATCACTGTGACTGGTAACAAGCACGTCGTTCGTGGCGAACACTTCGATGTCATGAAAGATGGTGCGATCGTTTGTAACTCCGGTCACTTTGACTTAGAACTTGATTTGAAATACTTGGCTGCACAAGCTAAGGAAATCAAAGAAGTTCGTCCTTTCACTGAAGAATACAAGTTGAAAAATGGTAAATCAGTTGTCGTTCTCGGACAAGGACGCTTGATTAACCTAGCTGCGGCTGAAGGACACCCCAGCGCGGTAATGGATATGAGTTTTGCGAACCAAGCTTTGGCTTGTGAATTCCTGGTGAAGAATAAGGGTAAGTTGGAACCCGGTTTGCATTCAATTCCTGTTGAAGTCGATCAAGAAATTGCTCGGTTGAAGTTGCAGGCTATGGGTATCACGATTGATAGCCTAACACCCGATCAAATTGAGTACATCAATTCTTGGACAAGTGGAACTTGA
- the ilvD gene encoding dihydroxy-acid dehydratase, protein MSEKTTSDNFKSKVVTQGVQRSPNRAMLRAVGFQDEDFKKAIVGVANAYSTITPCNMGINKLALIAEAGIKLAGAMPQMFGTITVSDAISMGTEGMKYSLVSREVIADSIETVCNGQSMDGVIAIGGCDKNMPGAMMAMARMNIPAIFVYGGTIKPGHYEGRDLTVVSSFEAVGEYSAGKIDDTELMEVERRACSGAGSCGGMFTANTMSSAFEAMGMSLPYSSTMAAEDDEKADSTEKSAKVLVEAIRNQLLPRQIITRKSIENAISVIMAVGGSTNAVLHFLAIARAAGVELNLDDFEIIRDRVPVLCDLKPSGRYVATDLHQAGGIPQVMKMLLVHGLLHGDCITITGKTIAEILADVPDEPPSNQDVIRPWNNPMYAQGHLAILKGNLATEGAVAKITGVKNPGITGSARVFDSEEECLDAILAGKIKVGDVIVIRYEGPKGGPGMREMLAPTSAIIGAGLGDAVGLITDGRFSGGTYGMVVGHVAPEAAVGGAIALVEEGDSITIDANSRLLQINISDAELASRRAKWQPRPPRYTKGILAKYAKLVSSSSVGAVTDLDLFHE, encoded by the coding sequence ATGAGTGAAAAAACAACGTCAGATAATTTTAAAAGTAAAGTTGTCACACAAGGGGTACAGCGATCGCCAAATCGCGCTATGCTGCGTGCAGTAGGTTTTCAAGATGAAGACTTTAAGAAAGCAATTGTCGGTGTGGCTAATGCCTACAGCACCATCACTCCCTGTAACATGGGGATTAATAAACTAGCACTCATCGCTGAAGCTGGAATTAAACTAGCTGGGGCAATGCCGCAAATGTTCGGCACAATTACTGTTAGTGATGCGATTTCGATGGGAACTGAGGGGATGAAATATTCCTTAGTGTCACGCGAAGTAATTGCTGACTCCATTGAAACCGTCTGTAATGGTCAAAGTATGGATGGTGTGATCGCCATCGGTGGCTGTGATAAAAATATGCCAGGGGCGATGATGGCAATGGCAAGAATGAATATCCCGGCTATCTTTGTTTACGGTGGGACAATTAAACCCGGACACTATGAGGGCCGCGACTTGACTGTTGTGAGTTCCTTTGAGGCTGTGGGTGAATACAGTGCTGGCAAAATTGACGACACCGAACTGATGGAAGTAGAACGCCGCGCTTGTTCTGGTGCTGGTTCTTGTGGTGGGATGTTCACAGCCAATACTATGTCCTCGGCCTTTGAAGCGATGGGCATGAGTTTACCCTATTCTTCGACAATGGCGGCAGAAGATGATGAAAAAGCCGATAGCACGGAAAAATCAGCCAAGGTATTAGTAGAAGCAATTCGCAATCAACTGTTACCCCGACAAATTATCACCCGTAAATCTATAGAAAATGCTATTTCTGTAATTATGGCTGTGGGTGGTTCAACTAACGCCGTGTTACATTTTCTGGCGATCGCTCGTGCGGCTGGTGTAGAACTTAATCTAGATGATTTTGAAATTATCCGCGATCGTGTCCCGGTTTTATGTGATTTAAAACCTAGTGGTAGATATGTCGCCACAGACTTACATCAAGCTGGTGGTATTCCCCAAGTGATGAAAATGCTATTGGTACATGGATTACTTCACGGTGACTGTATCACCATCACAGGTAAAACCATCGCCGAAATTTTAGCAGATGTCCCCGATGAACCACCAAGCAATCAAGATGTGATTCGGCCTTGGAATAACCCGATGTATGCCCAAGGTCACTTAGCCATCCTAAAAGGGAATCTTGCTACAGAGGGAGCAGTAGCAAAAATTACCGGAGTGAAAAATCCCGGCATTACTGGTTCTGCACGGGTATTTGATTCCGAGGAAGAATGCTTAGATGCCATCCTTGCAGGTAAGATTAAAGTCGGTGATGTGATTGTCATCCGTTATGAAGGGCCCAAAGGCGGCCCTGGTATGCGGGAAATGCTAGCGCCCACCTCAGCAATTATTGGTGCGGGTTTAGGTGATGCAGTCGGGTTAATTACTGACGGACGTTTTTCCGGCGGTACTTACGGGATGGTAGTCGGACACGTTGCTCCCGAAGCCGCCGTTGGTGGTGCGATCGCTCTGGTCGAAGAAGGTGATAGCATCACTATTGATGCTAATTCTCGCTTGTTACAAATCAACATTTCTGATGCAGAATTAGCCAGTCGCCGCGCAAAATGGCAACCCCGTCCACCCCGTTATACAAAAGGCATCTTAGCAAAATATGCTAAGTTAGTTTCCTCTAGTAGTGTTGGTGCTGTCACAGACTTGGATTTATTTCATGAGTAG
- a CDS encoding alpha/beta hydrolase: MKIGIQNTVEILEQVHQLESTLGLKNEACRSKFLIHPDFTSKVFLFLHGFTAGPYQFEPLGKAFFNTGYNVLIPLQPGHGRSGDWKFQNPPPLPTDIEIYQKFVIKWLQIAKTLGQQVVIGGLSTGGTLAAWLALEHPQEIDRTLLFTPYLGSRYLIFDQLIKILPIYFEWFNKDAPGNFGYKGFCLKALRIFLELGYEVLDKSQGCVSAPILMVCSEADSAVSRSKQQELFRRVLRQQLKSWYYCFDDSLHIEHRMMTKLEDNDYEELVITLSKAFVESDLTWVEFQEMAKRIAQGQAHDQIMRELNFDEQVFPQLSAMMTQGFGCEHLKCINPDS, from the coding sequence ATGAAAATTGGCATTCAAAATACAGTAGAAATTCTAGAGCAAGTTCACCAATTAGAGTCCACATTAGGTCTTAAAAATGAAGCCTGCCGTTCTAAATTTTTGATTCATCCTGACTTCACTTCAAAAGTTTTTTTATTTTTGCATGGTTTTACAGCAGGCCCTTACCAGTTCGAGCCGCTTGGTAAAGCCTTCTTTAACACGGGATATAACGTTCTGATTCCTTTACAACCAGGTCATGGACGCTCAGGTGACTGGAAGTTTCAAAACCCTCCACCCCTGCCAACAGATATTGAGATTTATCAAAAATTTGTAATCAAATGGTTGCAGATTGCAAAAACGCTAGGGCAACAAGTTGTAATTGGTGGATTATCAACAGGTGGAACTTTAGCTGCTTGGTTAGCTTTAGAGCATCCTCAAGAGATTGACCGCACCTTATTGTTCACGCCTTATTTAGGTAGCCGCTACTTAATATTTGATCAACTGATCAAAATTCTGCCAATTTACTTTGAATGGTTCAACAAAGATGCACCCGGTAATTTTGGTTATAAAGGTTTTTGTCTCAAGGCCTTACGAATATTTCTGGAATTGGGATATGAGGTTTTAGATAAGTCTCAAGGCTGTGTTTCTGCCCCAATTTTAATGGTGTGTAGTGAGGCCGATAGTGCTGTTAGTCGCTCGAAACAGCAGGAGCTTTTCCGAAGAGTACTTAGGCAGCAACTAAAATCCTGGTATTACTGTTTCGATGATTCGCTTCACATTGAACATCGAATGATGACAAAATTGGAAGACAATGATTATGAGGAACTGGTAATTACCCTTAGTAAAGCATTTGTTGAGAGTGATTTAACTTGGGTAGAGTTTCAGGAAATGGCAAAGCGGATAGCGCAGGGGCAAGCTCATGACCAAATCATGCGAGAACTCAACTTTGATGAACAAGTTTTTCCA